One window from the genome of Acidimicrobiales bacterium encodes:
- a CDS encoding beta-ketoacyl-ACP synthase III gives MGIRLVGWGTALPDKVVTNADLEARLDTSDQWITERSGIRERRIGGTTAGLAVGAARAALGKAGLSPSDVDLFVLATTTPDQAIPATSAHVADQLGINCGAFDLNAACSGFVYSLVAAAGMTAPHVRRVLLVGSETLSRVTDWEDRTTAVLFADGAGAVVLEAVDGPGDLLAWDLGVDGSLRPILYADLGGFIVMEGKEVFRRAVRVTVESARITLERAGVAASDIAMFVPHQANLRIMDAVAQRLEIPSERIAVVLDRTGNTSSASIPLALADAADKGRLSPGDLVLLSGFGAGMTWASAVVRWSV, from the coding sequence ATGGGGATCCGGTTGGTGGGCTGGGGGACCGCCCTGCCCGACAAGGTGGTGACCAACGCCGACCTCGAGGCCCGGCTCGACACGAGCGACCAGTGGATCACCGAGCGCTCCGGCATCCGGGAGCGCCGCATCGGGGGAACGACCGCGGGCCTGGCGGTGGGCGCGGCCCGGGCCGCTCTCGGGAAGGCGGGGCTGAGCCCGTCCGACGTCGACCTGTTCGTGCTGGCCACGACCACCCCGGACCAGGCCATCCCGGCCACGTCCGCCCACGTGGCCGACCAGCTCGGGATCAACTGCGGGGCCTTCGACCTCAACGCCGCCTGCTCCGGCTTCGTGTACTCGCTGGTGGCGGCGGCGGGGATGACCGCCCCCCACGTGCGCCGGGTGCTCCTGGTGGGCTCGGAGACCCTGTCCCGGGTGACGGACTGGGAGGACCGGACGACGGCGGTGCTCTTCGCCGACGGGGCGGGCGCCGTGGTCCTGGAGGCGGTGGACGGGCCCGGGGACCTGCTGGCCTGGGACCTGGGGGTGGACGGGTCGTTGCGCCCGATCCTCTACGCCGACCTCGGCGGGTTCATCGTCATGGAGGGCAAGGAGGTGTTCCGCCGGGCCGTGCGGGTGACGGTCGAGTCGGCACGCATCACCCTGGAGCGAGCCGGCGTGGCCGCATCGGACATCGCCATGTTCGTCCCCCACCAGGCCAACCTGCGGATCATGGACGCCGTGGCCCAGCGGCTGGAGATCCCGTCGGAGCGCATCGCCGTCGTGCTCGACCGGACCGGCAACACGTCCTCGGCCTCGATCCCGCTGGCGCTGGCGGACGCGGCCGACAAGGGGCGGCTCTCCCCCGGCGACCTGGTGCT